Sequence from the Rutidosis leptorrhynchoides isolate AG116_Rl617_1_P2 chromosome 3, CSIRO_AGI_Rlap_v1, whole genome shotgun sequence genome:
GTTTCCTAACACTTCTTTAATTACAGTTTTTCAAATAACGCACTGAATCGATCAAAACGAGTTCAATTTGAAACCTAACTTTTTCGGACTGAAAAATTCTAAATTAGAACTCGATTTAACGATTTAGCTTCTGAAAATTGGAACGAACATCCActtgatgatgataaaactatcTACATTTACAGAATTCATCAAATCACTTTAAAATATGAAACCGCCAAAAACAGTTCAAAAAGTGAAAAGTTTGAAATCTGATTTTCGATTGATTTTGAACACAAATTTGATCTGGATCGTTGTAGTCTAGCTActtacgctctgataccaagtgtTAATCCATAAATTCGTTTCAATTCGTGTTCAAGTGATGATATGTGATATATTAgagtatatatgtatacgtatatgctgtaagtatatgtatgtatatgaatagatgatgataagatgatgaaTTCAGAACTTTATTCAACTAAGTGCCAAGATTGAAGCTTACATGTGTTAGGGATTGAGAGAATTGGTGAGTGTGTGTGTGAGGGAGTTGATGTAAAATGAGGGGAAGAGGTTATGAATTCTAAGTGAGGATGATGTATTTATAGTTCATACATGACCTCATTACAACATCTTAACAACTACAATGCACATcatatttttagactcaacatgCTAGTTTAGCCACAAACAGTGGTAAAGCTTGATCTCTTTAATCGAGGTAGCAAGACTATCAATTCGTAAAGTTCACCATTTTATCTTCATGTTCAGGCtataaagaaaataataaaaaaaagtttttttcaACCCAAAGTAATGTAAATCTaattattacttattacttatatatactaaAAGACGCGAAGAAGTGTGTCGTTTAAGGCAAAAATGAATGTCGTATGCAATATTTTAAAAAAAAGAGGTTATTAAGTGTTCAGCCTTTCGGGTGACCCTTTTTCGAGTTTAGTTGAGGTTTGCGATTGGTTAGCTGTTGGTCTTGGATCTTCATTACGGATGAAAACCGATTTTGGTGATGGTAGTTATTCGAGGTTATGGATTCGGGTGTTTCTTATATTAGCTTGTTCGATAGATGTATATGCTTGTATAGTTTACATTGGTTGTTTTCATTGGATTGTTGGTGCAATTGATCAATGTTTATGCTTACGTATTATGGTCTAGTTAAAAATTGAAGTGAATAGATTGTAAGGTCTAGTTAGTCAGACGGTGGTATATATCACTAATTGTATCTAGTTGTATGTGTAGATCTCTATATTCTGATCTTTTCAATTTAAATTCCCCTTTAGGGATGAGATCGGTACAGGTACCATATCGTACTGAAACCGAAAATTCCGATACCGAAAATAAAGAAAAGCGAGAACCGAATACCGTACCGAATACCGAAAACGGTACCGGTTCGGTATTTTCGGTATTTTACCTCATGGTACCGAAAAATGATTTTTTCATTTACTTTTCATTTGCTTTTGTTATACAATCTTGTTTGTCCTTAGATATTGTACAATCTTGTTTCGGCATTGAGCATTCGTATTATATATACATCTTGCTTTTGATGTACAATCTTGAGCTGTAGATAAAATAATAGCTAATGAGGGTGGTatgtttaagtttaagtttaagtttaagtttaagtttaagtttaagtttaagtttaaTGGTAGCTAATACAGATTTTGAGCTATTGTACAAACACATTACATGTAAATTTAAGTTTTTATATAGAACCATTAAGTTTTATTGATTTAATGATAGCTAGCCACACTATTATAAAAGGATGATTAAGTTCAATGCCAATTGTGTCGTTATATGTAGAGGCACCAATTTACGATTGATAATCCATCGTAGACGCTGCCTCCGTTCACAACTAAGAATCATCAAAttccggtatatatatatatatatatattaaaatgaacatgttatatatatactgtaagtatatatattaaagtgAACTTATGTTATATATGTACTCCCTATGTATATCtgttatatacttatatatctCTCTTATTAAAAAAAAAACGGATGAAAATTTCGGTATAAAATTCGGTTTCCCCGTACCGAACCGGTACCGATCCCGATTGTACGGAAACCGAATTTACCCAAAATCAAGAACCGAAACCGATACCGAATCCCTATCGGTACCGATTTCGGTACCGGTACCGGTACGGTACCGGTTCGattttgatttttcggaatttttGCTCATCCCTATTCCCCTTCTTTCACCACACAATAATTAATAAAGCTATAAACAATATTATTAATTTCAATCCTTTGGAACTTGCAGGATATGAAGTGTGTGAAAGAATGTCATACTATGGAATTGCAGTAAATTTGGTATCGTACTTAACAAGGGAATTGCACCAAGGCACTGTAAAGTCCTCGAACAATGTCACAAATTGGGCCGGAACTTCGTGGTTGACTCCTCTTTTGGGTGCATATGTTGCTGACACCTACTTAGGGCGATATTGGACGTTTATGATTTCTTCTGTGATTTATTTTGCGGTAAAAATTCTATACCATATTTGAAAAATTCTTCATATGTTATGCCTTAGCGTTCGATTTAATTAGTTACTCGATTTAATTAGTTACTATTCTGAttaatattatttatcatttatagtAAATATTCAACATCGTGACTGTTGTTAATCTTTTCAGCTTATGCATGCCCAGATCTTGTTGTTATTTTAGACATCACTCAAATTAACAACAACAAAAGGAAAAAGTTGCCTCACGATGTCAAAATATGAACTAatgtcatttataaaaatagctttCCATTTTACCTATATACTTATCGGCCATCATTAACATAAATCTTTTTGGCATCAAGCCTATTTGTATTGGCCATGGGTCTTCTTCTTTGGAGGTCCATATGGTTGAGATAGCATATTGCCATAGACCATTTATCATTCCGCCTTAATATTAACTTCAAAGGCACCAAGACTGTGATGGCTCCGCCATACACTCTCTCATTATTCCTTCCAATTAGGGAGTCCGTATGGTTGAGATATCTATAATGATTGGAGGTTTGTGTTTTTGTTCAGTGTACCTTTTGTTTGGTTTGTTGTACTCTTTGTATGTAACTTTGATATAGTGTTATGAGTTAATTATAGTGTGTAGTGTTGATGTGACATTGTTGTACGGAGTAATAGCTAGAAAGTTATGTTAGTTATGATAGAGTGGTCTTACTAACAACTTATGTTTCCTTATCTGATAGGGTATGTGCTTGTTGACTCTTGTGGTCTCACTACCATCCTTAAGGCCACCTTCATGTGGCAAAGATGTGAGTTACCTAGATTGTGATAAAAGGGCTTCTTCGTTCCAACTCGGTATATTCTACTGTGCACTCTACATGATTGCCATTGGGATAGGTGGAACCAAGCCAAACATCTCCACATTTGGTGCGGACCAGTTTGACGATTATGAGCCCAAAGAAAGGGCCCATAAACTCACTTTGTTCAATTGGTGGATGTTTGCCCTCTTTTTTGGCACTCTTTTCACAAATACTTTTTTAGTGTATATTCAAGATAATGTGGGTTGGGGATTAGGCTATGGTGTCCCCACACTAGGTTTACTGGTGGCCATAATAATGTTTGCAATTGGAACGCCAACTTATAGGCACAAGCCAAAGGGAGAAAGCCCGTTTACTAAAATGGCTAAAGTACTAGTAGCTAGTGTAAGAAATTGGAATGTCGAAGTGCCCGTTGACTCTAAAGAGCTTTATGAGTTGACTTTAGTCGATAATCCTAGTCCCGAGAAGTTTAGAATTCACCGTTCATCTTCACTAAGGTAattaagttatttatatatatgttttcacTATATATTTATCTACGTGAGGACATCCCAAGATAGTCTAGTAGTTGGCATCTTTATTTCATCACAAGAGGTCTCATGTTAGAACCTCACTAGCAGCATACGTTCAGGTGGTCAAAAAAAGGGTTGAAAACTATCACGGGATAACCCGGTTAGGCAGTGTACATCCGAGAAAAGAATTTCAAGTAACCTGAACATGAAAATTTTTATccgtttatgtttctacatgactTCTAATCCTATGAATCTTTGTTACATATAGGTTTCTCGACAAAGCTGCCGTGAAAATCAAAGAACCGGCTTCTCAATGGAGGTTATGTACAGTGACACAAGTTGAACAAACGAAACAAATGGTTAAAATGATCCCAGTCTTATGTGCAACTTTCATCACAAGCACATTTTTTCCCCAAACtcaaacacttttcatcaaacaaGGCACCACCTTGGATCGGTCAATGGGACCGCATTTTGAGATACCCCCTGCTTCTCTAGGTGTGTTTTTCACAATCTTCTTGCTCATTAGCATTGTAGTTTATGATCGTTTATTTGTTCCAGTTATTCGAAAGTACACAAAGAACCCAAGAGGTATCACAATGTTACAAAGAATTGGAATTGGAATAGTTCTCCATATCATTACCATAGTCATTGCTAGTTTTGTTGAAAGGCGGCGATTGGGTGTTGCTAGAGATCATGACATAGTTAGAAAGGGGCAAATTGTGCCTCTAAGCATATTCACTCTCCTTCCTCAATTTGCGTTGATGGGCATTGCCTCTTGTTTCGTAGAAGTTGCGAAGTTAGAGTTTTTCTATGATCAAGCACCCGAAGGAATGAAAAGTCTTGGGGCAGCTTATGCTGCGATAAGTCTTGGTGTCGGGTATTTTCTTAGTAGTTCTATTTTATCCACTATAGCTAATGTTACAAAGAAGAATGGACACGGTGGTTGGATCCAAAACGACCTTAATGTATCTCACCTTGATTATTATTACGTATTTTTAGCGGTTTTGAGCTTTGTGAACCTTGTTTTCTTCCTTATTGTTGCGCAAAACTTTGACTACAACgctgaagttaatgaaagtgaaccAACATTTGAAAAAGAAGATAATAGCAAGTTCACACAGAAGAATCGTATCTTGCAGGATCATGATTAAActgtattactaatattttttttacTTTGGGGCCAACTGTTGTGTTTTATGTTTTTGTATAACTGCTATATTTTATTttctatatatgtttttatattttaatatgaACCTTCAATACTTAAGTTAAAATTTCAGTTTATCTAAGACTATTCATGGTTTGTTCTTAATAATAGTGTTAGCATTATTAACATTACAATGTTGAAATGCCAACATAACTTTTTTCCTTAATTTACTCTTTCAGTCAAGAGTATAGTTTGGACTTTGttgcatcatatatatatatatatatatatatatatatatatatatatatatatatatatatatatatatatatatatatatatatatatatatatatatagcaaagcaATTTATAGTAATGTTAGACTTGGTCAAAGGAACCATAAGATTAACAGAAATGCTTTAGCCACTAAAAATTTGCAATAAGACATCGACAAAATGACTTTACCGCTAGTATAAGAAGAGAAAAGCGAGAGAGACAAAAAAGACAAACTTAAATTTTGATTAGTCCATTTTAATAACTacctaatattgtaaactttattttGTGAAAAATTAGAGGTTAAAGGTTAGGTCACCGTTTTATGTAATCGTGCATGCAATTAAATGTCAATGGCAATCGCATACTAATGTTACTTATAGACGAGCAAATAATGAGTCGTGAGTTACTTTTGGAAATAGTTTTGCTCAATACCCTAAACCCAAAAAATTGTTAAAACAAATAGCAATGACGTATGTTAACGTCAACATCAACACTAAAAAAAAAACGAGAATTTACTAAAATACTAATCACACTCCTCAATAGGTATAACGACAGGGTAGTTGACGACAGTTAGTATattcataaataaatataaatataaattattattaacacGATTTAAATAAGGGCAATAATTGTACATACTGGTTAATTATTAATGTTTTCATTCAAAATAATTCATTGCTAAAAATTGaccaataataattattaaactccTCAGTTTACCTTCATATAtaattctcaaatatatatatatatatatatatatatatatatatatatatatatatatatatatatatatatatatatatatatattttaaagccataatttgtatatatacttttaataattacATTGCATTTTAGGATACAATAACTCAACGAAATATACAATTTACAAACGAAAACTATCCTATACTTAGCCTACTCCGCTACGATTGCCGCCATACGATGAAGGGTTTATTAGCCATTGGTGCCACTCGATGTTAACTTTCTTTTCTCTTCTCGAAATCCATTCGAAGCTCTTGATTTGGATGTCGTTGAGTAGTGTATCCCGTGTTCGAATATTATTATGAAAAACTTTTTGGTTTCGGTTTTTCCAAATTATATAACCACATACCCACTCCATAGCTTGCCATATAAATCTTGCTTTAGACCTGACAATACTATTACTTTCTCCGTTGAATAATTCGTTTATACTTGTGCTTGAAAAATTTCCAAACCCCCACCATCGATAAACGCTTTCCCAAACTTCAAACGCAAACTTGCAAAGGACTAATGCGTGATCTGTTGATTCTACATCATCGTCACACATTGGACAACAGACCGTATGGAGATCTATCCCACGATTATCTAATTCAACCCTTACCGGAAGGCGTCTACGTTTTGCACGCCACACGAAAATCCCGAGTGATTTAGGTGCCAATTTATTCATATTTGTTTCGCATGCATTATTATTCTGACCATGTAATTGACTACCTAATATGTTAGCCAATGTTTTAGTATAATAATTACCATCATCACTAGTCTTCCATAACCACCCATCCGAAAACTCGCTGCTGTTATTGCGAATCAAACCCGCGACTTCTTGCTGTAAATTCTGGACATCATTCAGAGCTCTTCCGAAGAGTGCACGGCTCCAATTCCATTCGATCTGCTGCTCCTCATTAATCCATTTGACCCGATTGAAAATAGTGACTCCTTTATCCTCTTCTAATCGATATAATCGTGGATATTTTTCTTTAAAACAACAATCACCAATCCAATGGTCTTTTCAAAAAAGTGTATCCCTGCCTTCACCAATAGTTCTTACaaaagaattgttaaaattgtaacCGCATTTTAACAtatcttttgtagtgacccgaacttttccatgtttatatatattaattgagattgatatttacatgattaaatgtttccaacatgttaagcaatcaaacttgttaagacttgattaattgaaatatgtttcatatagacaattgaccacccaagttgaccggcgattaacgaacgttaaaacttgtaaaaacgacacgacgatatatatatggatatacatatggttaacatgagattatgataagtaagtatctccataagtatattaacaatgagttatatacatataaacaagactactaacttaaggatttcgaaacgagacatatatgtaacgattatcgttgtaacgacatttaaatgtatatatatcatattgagatatattaatctatcataatatcatgataatataataatttaacatctcattagatataataaacaatgggttaacaacattaattgagatcgttaacttaaaggtttc
This genomic interval carries:
- the LOC139899227 gene encoding protein NRT1/ PTR FAMILY 5.3-like isoform X2 yields the protein MSYYGIAVNLVSYLTRELHQGTVKSSNNVTNWAGTSWLTPLLGAYVADTYLGRYWTFMISSVIYFAGMCLLTLVVSLPSLRPPSCGKDVSYLDCDKRASSFQLGIFYCALYMIAIGIGGTKPNISTFGADQFDDYEPKERAHKLTLFNWWMFALFFGTLFTNTFLVYIQDNVGWGLGYGVPTLGLLVAIIMFAIGTPTYRHKPKGESPFTKMAKVLVASVRNWNVEVPVDSKELYELTLVDNPSPEKFRIHRSSSLRFLDKAAVKIKEPASQWRLCTVTQVEQTKQMVKMIPVLCATFITSTFFPQTQTLFIKQGTTLDRSMGPHFEIPPASLVIRKYTKNPRGITMLQRIGIGIVLHIITIVIASFVERRRLGVARDHDIVRKGQIVPLSIFTLLPQFALMGIASCFVEVAKLEFFYDQAPEGMKSLGAAYAAISLGVGYFLSSSILSTIANVTKKNGHGGWIQNDLNVSHLDYYYVFLAVLSFVNLVFFLIVAQNFDYNAEVNESEPTFEKEDNSKFTQKNRILQDHD
- the LOC139899227 gene encoding protein NRT1/ PTR FAMILY 5.3-like isoform X1 translates to MSYYGIAVNLVSYLTRELHQGTVKSSNNVTNWAGTSWLTPLLGAYVADTYLGRYWTFMISSVIYFAGMCLLTLVVSLPSLRPPSCGKDVSYLDCDKRASSFQLGIFYCALYMIAIGIGGTKPNISTFGADQFDDYEPKERAHKLTLFNWWMFALFFGTLFTNTFLVYIQDNVGWGLGYGVPTLGLLVAIIMFAIGTPTYRHKPKGESPFTKMAKVLVASVRNWNVEVPVDSKELYELTLVDNPSPEKFRIHRSSSLRFLDKAAVKIKEPASQWRLCTVTQVEQTKQMVKMIPVLCATFITSTFFPQTQTLFIKQGTTLDRSMGPHFEIPPASLGVFFTIFLLISIVVYDRLFVPVIRKYTKNPRGITMLQRIGIGIVLHIITIVIASFVERRRLGVARDHDIVRKGQIVPLSIFTLLPQFALMGIASCFVEVAKLEFFYDQAPEGMKSLGAAYAAISLGVGYFLSSSILSTIANVTKKNGHGGWIQNDLNVSHLDYYYVFLAVLSFVNLVFFLIVAQNFDYNAEVNESEPTFEKEDNSKFTQKNRILQDHD
- the LOC139902545 gene encoding uncharacterized protein, translating into MPPAPSPLPGSVFQPDIRTPSRVKHAIPDEVHCPGTNTPSRNEHNGFWTEMDKVGRCVSQIRFYFYSCERISNCFWVKLIKSIYERDGGLGGTSHCRIEKEKYPRLYRLEEDKGVTIFNRVKWINEEQQIEWNWSRALFGRALNDVQNLQQEVAGLIRNNSSEFSDGWLWKTSDDGNYYTKTLANILGSQLHGQNNNACETNMNKLAPKSLGIFVWRAKRRRLPVRVELDNRGIDLHTVCCPMCDDDVESTDHALVLCKFAFEVWESVYRWWGFGNFSSTSINELFNGESNSIVRSKARFIWQAMEWVCGYIIWKNRNQKVFHNNIRTRDTLLNDIQIKSFEWISRREKKVNIEWHQWLINPSSYGGNRSGVG